In Malus sylvestris chromosome 15, drMalSylv7.2, whole genome shotgun sequence, a single genomic region encodes these proteins:
- the LOC126602562 gene encoding amino acid permease 3-like has product MTMGDNTATKNQQLHHHQVFDFSVDMPPQGGSKFFDDDGRLKRTGTVWTSSAHIITAVIGSGVLSLAWATAQLGWVAGPSVMLLFSFVTYYTSTLLSACYRSGDSVIGKRNYTYMDAVRSNLGGAKVKICGYVQYLNLFGVSIGYTIASSISMMAIKRSNCFHKSGGKNPCRINSNPYMIAFGVTEIIFSQIPDFDQLWWLSIVAAVMSFTYSTIGLGLGIAQVAENGKIMGSMTGINIGTVTATQKMWRSFQALGDIAFAYSYSLILIEIQDTIRSPPSESKTMKKATQISVAVTTLFYMLCGCMGYAAFGDLSPGNLLTGFGFYNPYWLLDIANAAIVIHLVGAYQVYAQPLFSFVEKTAAQRFPDSEFITKDIKLRIPGIGPYNLNLFRMIWRTAFVVITTVISMILPFFNDVVGLLGAFGFWPLTVYFPVEMYIVQKRIPKWSTRWLCLQTLSVGCLIITIAAAAGSIAGVVSDLKVYKPFTASY; this is encoded by the exons ATGACG ATGGGAGACAACACTGCCACGAAAAACCAGCAGCTTCACCACCACCAAGTTTTTGATTTCTCAGTTGATATGCCTCCGCAAGGAGGCTCCAAGTTCTTTGATGATGACGGTCGTCTCAAACGAACCG GAACTGTTTGGACTTCAAGTGCACACATAATTACTGCTGTGATTGGTTCTGGGGTTCTGTCCTTGGCTTGGGCCACAGCTCAGCTTGGATGGGTTGCTGGCCCTTCTGTGATGCTCTTGTTCTCTTTTGTGACCTACTACACTTCAACTCTCCTCTCTGCATGCTATCGTTCCGGCGATTCGGTCATTGGGAAGAGAAACTATACGTACATGGATGCTGTTAGATCCAACCTTG GTGGAGCAAAGGTTAAAATTTGTGGATATGTTCAGTACTTGAATCTTTTTGGAGTTTCCATTGGCTACACAATtgcatcatccataagcatGAT GGCAATAAAGAGGTCTAATTGCTTCCACAAGAGTGGTGGAAAAAATCCATGCCGTATTAATAGCAACCCTTATATGATCGCTTTCGGCGTCACAGAGATCATATTTTCTCAGATTCCGGACTTCGATCAGTTGTGGTGGCTCTCCATTGTTGCTGCTGTCATGTCCTTCACTTACTCAACTATTGGACTGGGCCTTGGAATTGCTCAAGTTGCAG AAAATGGAAAAATCATGGGAAGTATGACCGGAATAAACATCGGTACAGTGACTGCAACCCAAAAGATGTGGAGGAGCTTCCAAGCACTTGGTGACATAGCTTTCGCCTACTCGTACTCTCTCATCCTAATCGAAATTCAGGACACAATTAGATCCCCGCCATCTGAATCCAAGACAATGAAAAAGGCCACTCAAATCAGTGTGGCAGTCACAACCCTTTTCTACATGCTCTGTGGCTGCATGGGATACGCTGCTTTCGGAGACTTATCCCCCGGAAACCTCCTCACTGGCTTTGGTTTCTACAACCCCTATTGGCTCCTTGACATTGCCAACGCTGCCATTGTCATCCACCTTGTTGGTGCATACCAAGTCTACGCACAGCCCCTTTTCTCCTTTGTTGAGAAAACCGCAGCGCAAAGGTTCCCGGACAGCGAATTCATCACGAAAGACATCAAACTCCGAATCCCAGGAATCGGACCCTACAACCTCAACCTCTTCAGAATGATCTGGAGGACAGCGTTTGTGGTCATAACCACTGTGATCTCCATGATCCTCCCGTTCTTCAACGACGTTGTAGGACTTCTTGGGGCTTTTGGGTTTTGGCCGCTCACGGTTTACTTCCCGGTCGAGATGTACATTGTGCAAAAGAGGATTCCAAAATGGAGCACAAGATGGCTTTGCCTCCAAACCCTAAGTGTTGGTTGCCTCATAATAACCATTGCAGCTGCCGCTGGCTCAATTGCTGGGGTGGTTAGTGATCTCAAGGTCTACAAACCATTCACTGCCAGCTATTGA